In the genome of Candidatus Chromulinivoraceae bacterium, the window GCTCAAGTACCTTCACAAGGCCCTGAGCGAACTGTATGATGCGAGGCGACGGCTACAACCCGTGCGATGAACGAAGACATGGCTACGCCCCACAAGGGCCCGCTGGCCGAGACGGCTGGCCGCTTGCACAACCTGCAGCGGCCATGTCCTTGCAATCAAAAAATCCCGGCATAACCGGGATTTTTTCTATTGCATGCTTAATTTACATGCGGATTTCTGCATCAACACCAGCTGGAAGGCTGAGGTTCTGCAGGCTATCAATAGTCTTTGGTGTTGCGTTTGTGATATCGATAAGACGTTTGTGAACACGCATCTCAAAGGTCTCACCACCAGTCTTGTAAACATGTGGAGACTTAACGACGGTGAAGCTACTGCGACGAGTAGGAAGTGGGATAGGACCCGCTACACTTGCACCCGTGCGAAGTGCGGTGTCAATAATTTGCTTTGCCGATTGGTCAATGACCTTATGGTCGTAGGCTTTTAGACGAATACGGATACGAAGACCCGCTTCTTTTGTTTCTGGCATGGACTGCTCCTTTATGTGCTACCCCGTAACCTCCGCTAGAATCGTGCTTTGTTCACGTCCAGCTGAGTTCTCGGTGGCTATGATGTTAATACATTCGTTATTTTATACTAATTACACCCGTTTGCCAATAGGCCCTAACCATGTTATATCCATGTTATCATCACCTCATATCCCTGAGAGGAGACGTGAGGATGTTTGACATTACGCAGCACTCCAATGGCGCACCTGAAGCTCCATCATCCTGCAAGACATCAAAGCCCAGAAAGTTCGGCATTCCCTGCTGGCTAGTCCTGAGGCCGCATCGGTTCGATGGCGATACCTCCTATACACCCGCACGGCGCGGTCTTGCGATGAAGCGTCGCTGTTCCGCATGTGGCCTAAACGTGAAAGGTGGTGAGATACTCCTCAAGGAATAAACCCGCTCCCATGCCTGTCAAGCAGCGCCCACCCTGGCGCCTTCGGGCTTCAGGAGCGGGTGTTTGCTTTTAAAGCTTTACTAGAAAGTGTGGCTTGCGAATATAAAAGATGGCCTTGGTTCGCTTAGTGTCTGTCTTAATAAGATGAGTGTGCTGATGTATAACCGATCTGCTAATACTTCCACGACCTCTCGCGTATACGTTAAATCCTCTTGTTTCATACGCACCAGTCATTCGTATAAATTCCAAGGCCTCTTCATCGGTGAAGTCGTCAAATGTATCAACGTGTCGTTTCGGAATAATCATCAGATGATCGGTCACCTTACGACCTTCAAAAATATCGTAGGACACGCGATTAGGTATGACAAACATCGTCTTGCCCTCTTCAATTATCTTTGTGCCGTGCGTAAGTTCATTACAAAACGTACAGCCTTCTATTTTCCTGTCGCCGGCGTTGTGTTTCGCATAGGCATTACGAGTTTTGCGGTAGTGGTACATATTCTCCTCAGCAAAAGAGGCCTCTTGAATTGAGGCCTCTCGTCGCTATAACTAGTCAGTTATTATTTAGTGATGCTTGTTACAACACCAGCACCAACGGTACGGCCACCTTCGCGGATAGCGAAGTTAAGACCCTGCTCCATAGCAATAGGTGCAAGAAGCTTTACCTTGAAGGTAACGGTGTCACCAGGCATAACCATTTCTTTGTCAGCTGGAAGTTCAACTTCACCAGTAACATCAGTTGTGCGGAAGTAGAACTGTGGCTTGTAACCCTTTGAGAATGGAGTGTGGCGGCCGCCTTCTTCCTTCTTAAGGATGTAAACTTCAGCTTCAAACTCGGTGTGTGGAGTGATTGAGCCTGGCTTAGCAACAACCTGACCACGCTCAATTTGCTCACGCTCAATACCACGAAGCAAGAGACCAGCGTTGTCACCGGCTTGACCTTGGTTAAGGTTCTTCTTGAAGGCCTCAATACCAGTTACAACTGATTGCTGAGTAGCCTTCACGCCAATGATTTCGACTGCATCGTTAAGCTTAACGATGCCCTGTTCGATACGACCAGTAGCAACCGTACCACGACCCTTGATCGAGAACACATCCTCAATAGGCATAAGGAAAGGCTTGTCAAGATCACGAACTGGCTCTGGAACGTATGAGTCAAGAGCCTCAACGAGTTCCATAATAGCGTCTTCGCTAGCAGGATCACCTTCGAGTGCCTTAGTAGCAGAACCCTTGATAATAGGAGCGTCTTCATCGAAGCCGTTCTTAGCAAGCAGCTCACGGATGTCCATTTCAACAAGCTCAACGAGCTCAGGATCAGCGAGGTCCATCTTGTTAAGGAAGACAACGATCTTAGGCACACCAACCTGCTTTGCAAGCAGAACGTGCTCACGAGTTTGTGGAAGTGGACCATCGTTTGCAGCAACTACGAGGATAGCACCATCGATTTGTGCAGCACCCGTGATCATGTTCTTAACGTAGTCGGCGTGACCAGGCATGTCAACGTGAGCGTAGTGACGCTTAGCTGACTCGTATTCCTGGTGAGAAGATGCAAT includes:
- the rpsJ gene encoding 30S ribosomal protein S10, with translation MPETKEAGLRIRIRLKAYDHKVIDQSAKQIIDTALRTGASVAGPIPLPTRRSSFTVVKSPHVYKTGGETFEMRVHKRLIDITNATPKTIDSLQNLSLPAGVDAEIRM
- the tuf gene encoding elongation factor Tu; translated protein: MADFDRTKPHVNVGTMGHVDHGKTTLTAAITAVLAKRLPSAVNKPVAYDQIDNAPEERARGITIASSHQEYESAKRHYAHVDMPGHADYVKNMITGAAQIDGAILVVAANDGPLPQTREHVLLAKQVGVPKIVVFLNKMDLADPELVELVEMDIRELLAKNGFDEDAPIIKGSATKALEGDPASEDAIMELVEALDSYVPEPVRDLDKPFLMPIEDVFSIKGRGTVATGRIEQGIVKLNDAVEIIGVKATQQSVVTGIEAFKKNLNQGQAGDNAGLLLRGIEREQIERGQVVAKPGSITPHTEFEAEVYILKKEEGGRHTPFSKGYKPQFYFRTTDVTGEVELPADKEMVMPGDTVTFKVKLLAPIAMEQGLNFAIREGGRTVGAGVVTSITK